In a genomic window of Gemmatimonadaceae bacterium:
- a CDS encoding flippase-like domain-containing protein: MNRAPQSIAWWRHPAFRLALLAVAFVSLAWGFSAQWRDLQTEIAASARQLTIHWGYVLLGSGLVLATHATLVQSWRMLLAGWGGSLGYGRAVQIWTIANLGKWIPGKVWQVGAMGMMAEDEGVSGIAAAGAALLGTLLNIGAGFGITALAGAPALNAVRPGLQPVALVASALFLIGVAALPFVLPRLLDRLATWRGLPAAEQHLAPAAVWTATAINAASWVGYGAAFWCFSRGVTPGVSGDPSAFVAVYTASYLIGYLVLFSPGGLGFRETALVALLVALGMAGKGDAAILALSSRVWITILEILPGVIGLLLLTPRQRAVLRRPG; encoded by the coding sequence ATGAACCGCGCGCCGCAGTCCATCGCCTGGTGGCGACATCCGGCGTTTCGGCTCGCCCTGCTCGCCGTCGCGTTCGTCTCCCTCGCCTGGGGGTTCTCGGCGCAATGGCGCGACCTGCAGACGGAGATCGCCGCCTCGGCACGTCAGCTGACCATTCACTGGGGCTACGTGCTGCTCGGCTCGGGCCTCGTGCTCGCAACCCATGCCACGCTGGTGCAAAGCTGGCGCATGCTGCTCGCCGGATGGGGCGGGTCGCTCGGGTACGGGCGCGCGGTGCAGATCTGGACGATCGCCAACCTCGGGAAGTGGATCCCGGGGAAGGTGTGGCAGGTCGGCGCGATGGGGATGATGGCCGAGGATGAAGGCGTCTCGGGCATCGCGGCGGCCGGTGCGGCGCTCCTTGGCACCCTCCTCAACATCGGCGCCGGGTTCGGTATTACGGCGCTCGCGGGGGCACCGGCGCTCAACGCCGTGCGACCGGGGCTCCAGCCGGTCGCGCTTGTCGCCTCGGCGCTGTTCCTGATCGGGGTGGCGGCGCTGCCGTTCGTGCTGCCACGCCTTCTCGATCGCTTGGCCACGTGGCGCGGCTTGCCGGCCGCGGAACAGCATCTCGCACCGGCCGCCGTGTGGACCGCCACCGCCATCAATGCTGCCTCGTGGGTGGGATATGGCGCAGCGTTCTGGTGCTTTTCCCGGGGCGTGACGCCGGGCGTCAGTGGCGATCCCAGCGCGTTCGTCGCAGTTTACACGGCTTCGTATCTCATTGGATATCTGGTTCTGTTTTCCCCCGGTGGACTGGGCTTTCGCGAAACCGCGCTCGTCGCGCTGCTCGTGGCACTCGGCATGGCCGGAAAAGGTGACGCAGCGATCCTTGCGCTGAGTTCACGGGTATGGATCACTATCCTCGAGATTCTGCCCGGGGTCATCGGCTTGCTGCTGCTGACGCCCAGGCAACGCGCGGTGCTCCGTCGCCCCGGCTGA
- a CDS encoding glycosyltransferase, producing MRTPGRTAPRILFVTHNVPRAAGDIAGSFVLRLAVALQAAGARVDIIAPGAPGLAPHDTLEGVRIDRVRYASDARMTLAYTGTMAEAVQGSWSGRFALLQLLWHLRRATQHALRAAATAGDPYTVVHAHWWFPAALALKGALPAETPLVITMHGSDVRLAEKKPVAHPLMRAVLTSARVSTAVSSWLADAAHRIAPAAKIAIAPMPVDDRLFADHADDDARHGVLFVGRLNAQKGLADLLEAMADARLATERLTIVGEGPDRTALEQQAARLGLTDRLTWLGVLTPSMLVARYREAAVVAMPSRNEGLGLVAVEAQLSGTPVVAYAEGGLLDVVRPEHGGTLVTAGDRAALATALARLLHDPAACVQAGLQGRVFVQSRFTPDAVAARYLALYAEATS from the coding sequence ATGCGGACGCCCGGGCGCACCGCTCCGCGTATCCTCTTCGTTACGCACAACGTGCCTCGCGCGGCCGGTGATATCGCCGGTTCGTTCGTGCTGCGGCTCGCGGTAGCACTGCAGGCCGCTGGCGCGCGCGTCGACATCATCGCCCCCGGTGCCCCAGGGCTCGCCCCCCACGACACCCTCGAAGGGGTCCGCATCGACCGCGTGCGCTATGCCAGCGACGCGCGCATGACGCTCGCCTACACCGGCACCATGGCGGAAGCGGTGCAGGGGAGCTGGAGCGGCCGCTTCGCGCTGCTGCAACTGCTGTGGCACCTGCGCCGCGCCACGCAGCACGCGCTGCGCGCGGCCGCGACGGCGGGTGACCCGTACACCGTGGTGCATGCGCACTGGTGGTTTCCGGCGGCACTCGCGCTCAAGGGAGCACTCCCCGCCGAGACGCCGCTCGTCATCACGATGCACGGCTCGGACGTGCGTCTCGCCGAGAAGAAGCCGGTGGCGCATCCGCTCATGCGCGCGGTGCTGACCTCGGCGCGGGTCTCGACCGCGGTGTCCTCGTGGCTGGCAGATGCCGCGCATCGCATCGCCCCGGCCGCGAAGATTGCGATCGCGCCCATGCCGGTGGACGACCGCCTCTTCGCCGATCACGCCGATGACGACGCGCGACACGGCGTGTTGTTTGTCGGCCGCCTGAATGCGCAGAAGGGGCTCGCCGACTTGCTGGAGGCGATGGCCGATGCGCGCCTCGCCACCGAACGCCTCACGATTGTCGGCGAGGGCCCCGATCGAACGGCGCTCGAACAGCAGGCGGCGCGCCTCGGGCTCACGGATCGCCTCACGTGGCTCGGCGTGCTCACGCCGTCGATGCTGGTCGCGCGCTATCGCGAAGCCGCCGTCGTGGCGATGCCCTCGCGCAACGAAGGGCTCGGCTTGGTCGCCGTGGAGGCCCAACTCTCCGGCACCCCCGTGGTCGCCTATGCGGAAGGCGGGCTGCTCGATGTCGTGCGCCCCGAGCATGGCGGGACGCTGGTCACGGCCGGTGACCGGGCCGCGCTGGCCACCGCGCTCGCGCGTCTGCTGCACGATCCCGCCGCCTGTGTGCAGGCCGGCCTGCAGGGGCGCGTCTTTGTCCAGTCGCGCTTTACCCCCGACGCGGTGGCTGCGCGTTACCTCGCGCTGTACGCCGAGGCCACGTCATGA
- a CDS encoding polyprenol monophosphomannose synthase, whose protein sequence is MATPPRGALTTGEKGLVIVPTYNESENVTRIVPLILQQDPRLEVLVVDDNSPDGTGRLADEMAAADPRVHVLHRAGKEGLGRAYLAGFGWALERDYDYIFEMDADFSHDPAHLPEFLAAIQGADLVLGSRYRDGKVTVVNWPMTRLMLSYGANIYARAVTGMHLGDGTGGFKCFRRRVLEAIPLDQVRSNGYAFQIEMSFRAWKRGFRIAEIPIVFHDRTEGESKMSKRIVREAIWMVWRLRWWALTGRA, encoded by the coding sequence ATGGCGACGCCCCCGCGCGGGGCGCTGACGACCGGTGAGAAAGGGCTGGTCATCGTTCCGACGTACAACGAAAGCGAGAACGTCACCCGCATCGTGCCGCTGATCCTGCAGCAGGATCCACGGCTCGAGGTGCTCGTCGTCGACGACAACTCCCCCGACGGCACCGGCCGCCTGGCCGACGAGATGGCTGCGGCCGACCCCCGGGTGCACGTGCTGCACCGGGCCGGCAAGGAGGGGTTGGGCCGCGCCTATCTGGCGGGCTTCGGGTGGGCCCTCGAACGGGACTACGACTACATCTTCGAGATGGACGCCGACTTCTCCCATGACCCGGCGCATCTGCCGGAGTTTCTGGCGGCGATCCAGGGGGCCGATCTGGTCCTCGGCTCGCGCTACCGCGATGGGAAGGTCACGGTCGTCAACTGGCCGATGACCCGGCTCATGCTGTCCTACGGGGCGAACATCTATGCCCGGGCGGTCACCGGGATGCATCTGGGTGACGGGACCGGGGGGTTCAAGTGCTTCCGCCGGCGCGTGCTGGAGGCCATTCCGCTCGATCAGGTCCGGTCGAACGGCTACGCCTTTCAGATCGAAATGAGCTTCCGGGCCTGGAAGCGCGGCTTCCGGATCGCGGAGATCCCGATCGTATTCCACGATCGCACAGAAGGGGAGTCGAAGATGTCGAAGCGGATTGTGCGTGAGGCCATCTGGATGGTCTGGCGCCTCCGCTGGTGGGCGCTGACGGGCCGGGCCTGA
- a CDS encoding YfhO family protein, translating to MARPDAPTPPAAPKQPFLVAAGVCVLATLLLAWPALGGAFLVNPNSDQYIAGYSFREFAARSLREGQGFPLWNPYQFGGMPYVAAMHGDIFYPTFLLRLILPTDVAMTWGFVLHMMLAGIFTYGFLRAAGVRFHAACVGAVAYLLSGAVASYASPGHDGKLFVSALLPAALWALTRGLRDGRRGAWGALAVVVGLGVLSPHPQLLQYLLLTSGAYALFLALRPASVSTDDGPVADQAPRFPRLGLALLAVVLGALIGAIQYLPVREYVAWSPRAGGKGYDYATSFSFPLEETINMYLPQFSGILEHYWGRNGIHFHSEYIGASVLILALFAFGGGLLNRHRGHVWFWLGALIVSLLWAWGGNTPFYQLVYAIVPGSKFFRAPSTILYVSAFACAVLASFGAERVLAGKGTTRYAIGWGLFALLVAGMATAGGFTNIAMALLGDARGDAIEANATNVVLGAWRSAAVVFVAAGLMLAIARGRLTGARAGWLLTALVALDLWSIERHYWTFSAPASQLYAEDDIIRFLKKQPQPSRVIALPLGENMAPHDPFVLGDALMHHQIRGVLGYHGNELGRYQELYGKTEGFQSVANPNFWSLVNARFFYTNAPGLPFQGAKLVAGPVRNAAGTMTYLYELPGEHPVAWLAPMKVKLDDATAKATVLNPLFDVRRVAIFDSSANVAAQPVNSPLPEPVPFGVTASRYEPGRIELELDGPAPAGSALVVSENFYPGWTATVDDKPVPVSRVDFTLMGLELPTGAKKVTLYFTSAPYETGKLLTLLALGLSVLWWILGLMLDRRSVPTPPATPAAAAAAA from the coding sequence ATGGCCCGACCTGACGCACCGACGCCCCCCGCAGCCCCGAAACAGCCGTTTCTGGTGGCCGCCGGCGTCTGCGTACTTGCCACCCTGCTGCTGGCGTGGCCCGCGTTGGGCGGGGCCTTTCTGGTCAATCCGAATTCCGACCAGTACATCGCGGGCTACTCGTTCCGAGAGTTCGCCGCCCGCTCGCTGCGCGAGGGCCAGGGCTTTCCCCTCTGGAACCCCTACCAGTTCGGCGGGATGCCGTATGTCGCGGCCATGCACGGCGACATCTTCTATCCGACGTTCCTCCTGCGACTGATCCTGCCGACGGACGTCGCGATGACCTGGGGCTTCGTGCTCCACATGATGCTGGCCGGCATCTTTACCTACGGCTTTCTGCGCGCAGCCGGCGTGCGGTTCCACGCCGCCTGCGTGGGTGCGGTCGCGTATCTCCTGAGCGGCGCGGTCGCGTCGTATGCGTCGCCCGGACACGACGGCAAGCTGTTCGTCAGCGCCTTGCTGCCCGCGGCCCTCTGGGCCCTGACCCGCGGCCTCCGCGATGGGCGGCGCGGCGCCTGGGGGGCGCTGGCCGTCGTCGTGGGGTTGGGCGTGCTCTCCCCCCACCCGCAGCTGCTGCAGTACCTGCTGCTGACCAGCGGGGCCTACGCGCTCTTCCTCGCCCTGCGGCCAGCGTCCGTCTCCACCGACGACGGTCCGGTGGCCGATCAGGCCCCGCGGTTCCCGCGGCTCGGACTCGCCCTGCTGGCGGTGGTCCTGGGTGCCCTCATCGGCGCCATCCAGTACCTCCCGGTTCGCGAGTACGTCGCCTGGTCGCCACGCGCCGGCGGCAAGGGGTACGACTACGCCACCAGCTTTTCGTTTCCACTCGAGGAAACGATCAACATGTACCTCCCCCAGTTCTCTGGCATTCTGGAGCACTACTGGGGGCGCAACGGCATCCATTTCCACAGCGAGTACATCGGGGCCAGCGTCCTGATCCTCGCGCTCTTTGCCTTCGGGGGCGGCCTCCTCAACCGGCACCGTGGGCATGTCTGGTTCTGGCTCGGCGCCCTGATCGTCTCGCTGCTGTGGGCGTGGGGGGGCAACACGCCGTTCTATCAGCTGGTCTACGCCATCGTCCCCGGGAGCAAGTTCTTCCGGGCCCCGAGCACCATTCTGTATGTGTCCGCCTTCGCCTGCGCGGTGCTGGCGTCGTTCGGCGCCGAGCGCGTCTTGGCGGGGAAGGGGACCACCCGCTACGCGATCGGCTGGGGGCTGTTCGCCCTGCTGGTCGCCGGCATGGCCACGGCGGGGGGCTTCACCAATATCGCGATGGCGCTGCTGGGCGACGCGCGCGGTGATGCGATCGAGGCGAATGCCACGAACGTGGTGCTGGGCGCTTGGCGTTCGGCGGCGGTGGTCTTCGTGGCCGCTGGCCTCATGCTCGCGATCGCCCGCGGCCGACTCACGGGGGCGCGTGCCGGCTGGCTGCTGACCGCCTTGGTGGCGCTCGACCTGTGGAGTATCGAGCGCCACTACTGGACGTTCTCCGCGCCGGCGAGCCAGCTCTATGCGGAAGACGACATCATCCGGTTTCTCAAGAAGCAGCCGCAACCGAGCCGTGTCATTGCACTTCCGCTCGGTGAGAACATGGCGCCTCACGATCCGTTCGTCCTGGGCGACGCGCTGATGCACCATCAGATTCGCGGCGTGCTGGGCTACCACGGCAATGAGCTCGGCCGCTATCAGGAGCTATACGGGAAGACCGAAGGCTTCCAGTCGGTTGCCAATCCGAACTTCTGGTCGCTCGTCAACGCGCGGTTCTTCTACACCAACGCGCCGGGGCTTCCGTTCCAGGGCGCCAAACTCGTGGCCGGTCCGGTGCGGAATGCGGCCGGTACCATGACCTATCTGTACGAGCTCCCCGGCGAGCACCCCGTGGCCTGGCTCGCGCCGATGAAGGTGAAGCTCGACGATGCGACCGCCAAGGCCACGGTGCTCAACCCGCTGTTCGACGTGCGCCGCGTGGCGATCTTTGACTCGAGTGCCAACGTGGCCGCCCAGCCGGTGAACTCGCCGCTCCCGGAGCCGGTCCCGTTCGGTGTGACGGCGAGCCGCTATGAGCCCGGACGCATTGAGCTCGAACTCGACGGCCCGGCGCCGGCCGGAAGCGCGTTGGTGGTGTCCGAAAACTTCTATCCCGGCTGGACGGCGACTGTGGACGACAAGCCGGTCCCGGTCTCCCGAGTAGACTTCACCCTCATGGGCCTCGAGCTGCCGACGGGCGCCAAGAAGGTGACGCTGTACTTCACAAGCGCGCCGTATGAAACCGGCAAACTGCTTACACTGCTGGCGCTTGGCCTCTCTGTACTCTGGTGGATTCTTGGTCTGATGCTCGATAGACGGTCTGTTCCAACGCCCCCCGCCACCCCGGCCGCTGCTGCGGCCGCCGCCTGA